The genomic DNA CCCAACGCTTCGTAACCGATGTCGTCGGCCAGGATCAGCAGGACGTTGGGGCGGTCGTCGGCGAAAAGGGGAGTCGACAACAATAGCAGCAACAGCGGAAGCGTGCGGAACGGATTTGGCATCGGCTTGGGCTTCTATAAAAGAACAGAGGGCGAACGACAGTTCGTGGTACCACGGATGGTGCAGCGACCGCGAGAAAAGATTGGATTGCCAGTATAGAAGCTGTTCGCCCCGTGTCGAGCTTCACTCACAATTCGCCTCGCTCCCACTCCGATCTCGTTTCGGCGACAGACGGCCTATCCTGCAACAGGGTTGTCGAAACGCTCCAGCGATCGCGGGCCAACGGTCTTCAGCGAGTTGCCCGCCTCACGAACGCGCACTTCCGAGCCAGTCACGACGACCAACAAAGCTCCGTCGTGCACCCTGGCTGCGTAGCCCGACGCGTCTTTTGCTTGCACGCCATGGTTCTCCATCGCACTCCAAACACTGCCGCCCACTGCGCCGGCGGCCATGCCAACGATTGGCCCCGCCAGCAACATGGGTCCGACCATCGTGGCGGTGCCCAACAGCCCTC from Rosistilla carotiformis includes the following:
- a CDS encoding DUF1269 domain-containing protein, which encodes MNDEKETDHCVIAEFDTLDDFATALQVLEKAGYTEHEVSTITSVTDPRFAELKETEQGAGLQAPSGKTTGVGTLVGGALGGLLGTATMVGPMLLAGPIVGMAAGAVGGSVWSAMENHGVQAKDASGYAARVHDGALLVVVTGSEVRVREAGNSLKTVGPRSLERFDNPVAG